In Herbaspirillum sp. WKF16, one genomic interval encodes:
- the pdxR gene encoding MocR-like pyridoxine biosynthesis transcription factor PdxR, which yields MKRPRQGLDLQVDRTLALPVYQQICRRFKTAIEQRHLHSNDRVPSIRALAAELKVSCGTVDLAYRILIDEGYLLSRGAAGTVVSPALPPAPDVAPRRANNGAIHAASVDYEGRERKPLLMGLPALDAFPRKTWNRLVGHRLRTSEPARLGFPDPTGDERLREKIAAYLGISRGVSCLPEQVFVTSGLRNSLELILSSLARPGDEFWLENPGYILARLFLQNTGLKLVPVPVDEQGMVVERGLTAAPSARFAMVTPAHQSPLGVTLSLERRMALLDWAGKMGSWVIEDDYDSEFRYQGRPLPALKSLDRNDRVIYSGTFSKSMFPGLRLAYVVAPLSIAAAFRASAYSINAGCPYLYQAAVADFIAGGHFSRHLKKMRLLYAERRMLTERIFSAMLGDRVRIELQPGGLHMLLQLARHEDDVMLAERAHAAGLALHPLSRWYMRGKPRKGFLLGFANVVTEKDAMELATRLRQALGG from the coding sequence ATGAAAAGACCTCGCCAGGGCCTGGATTTACAGGTCGACCGCACGCTGGCGCTGCCGGTATACCAGCAGATCTGCCGTCGCTTCAAGACCGCGATCGAGCAGCGACATCTGCACTCCAACGACCGTGTGCCGTCGATCCGGGCGCTGGCCGCCGAGTTGAAGGTTTCTTGCGGGACGGTGGACCTGGCTTATCGCATCCTGATCGACGAAGGATATCTGCTCTCACGGGGGGCGGCCGGCACCGTGGTGTCGCCGGCCCTGCCGCCGGCGCCCGACGTTGCTCCACGAAGGGCAAACAACGGGGCAATACATGCGGCCTCCGTCGACTACGAAGGGCGGGAGCGCAAGCCCCTGTTGATGGGACTGCCGGCGCTGGATGCGTTTCCGCGCAAAACCTGGAACCGGCTCGTCGGTCATCGGCTTCGCACCAGCGAACCGGCACGCCTGGGGTTTCCCGATCCCACCGGGGACGAACGGCTGCGCGAGAAGATCGCCGCTTATCTCGGGATATCGCGCGGCGTGAGTTGCCTGCCGGAGCAGGTGTTCGTGACCTCGGGCCTGCGCAACAGCCTGGAGCTGATTCTGAGCAGCCTGGCTCGCCCGGGCGACGAGTTCTGGCTGGAAAACCCCGGCTACATCCTGGCGCGGTTGTTCCTGCAAAATACAGGCCTGAAACTGGTGCCGGTGCCGGTGGATGAGCAGGGAATGGTCGTGGAGCGCGGCTTAACGGCGGCGCCCTCCGCCAGGTTTGCAATGGTCACGCCCGCGCATCAGAGCCCGCTCGGCGTCACCTTGTCGCTGGAACGCCGGATGGCCTTGCTGGACTGGGCCGGCAAGATGGGCAGTTGGGTCATTGAAGACGACTACGACAGCGAATTCCGCTACCAGGGCCGGCCGCTGCCGGCGTTGAAGAGCCTGGATCGCAACGACCGCGTGATCTATAGCGGAACCTTCAGCAAATCGATGTTTCCCGGCCTGCGGCTGGCCTACGTGGTGGCGCCGCTGAGCATTGCCGCCGCCTTCCGGGCGAGCGCCTACAGTATCAACGCCGGCTGCCCGTATCTGTATCAGGCAGCCGTGGCGGACTTCATCGCTGGCGGACATTTTTCGCGGCACCTGAAAAAGATGCGCCTGCTGTACGCGGAGCGGCGCATGCTCACCGAACGCATATTCAGCGCGATGCTGGGCGACCGCGTAAGAATAGAACTTCAACCGGGCGGGCTGCACATGCTGTTGCAGCTGGCGCGCCATGAAGACGACGTGATGCTGGCCGAACGCGCACATGCGGCCGGACTGGCGTTGCATCCCTTATCGCGCTGGTACATGCGGGGCAAACCCCGGAAGGGGTTTTTGCTGGGCTTTGCCAATGTCGTCACCGAGAAGGACGCCATGGAGCTGGCCACCAGGCTAAGACAGGCCCTGGGCGGATAA
- a CDS encoding FecR domain-containing protein — protein sequence MNAPDPQFASLQQAAEWYSVLHSGSTTAQERLRWQAWLAEREEHRQAWAHVENASRRFANLTGEQHREVAGVALRNSQSEWRRKRRALTRLLVLGATGGAIWRFTSVPQAMQALRADYRTGVGEIRKIELPDGTQAWLNTATAINLDYNPATRTVHLLAGEALFETAKDAKRPFVVATAQGRMRALGTRFTVRCFEERTLLCVYEGAVEIRTDADGSVHTVHAGHQAEFTHAAIGPLQAADRMHEAWSSGVLLADDVPLGEFVTELARYGRLHLGVAPEAAGLRVMGAYPADDVDKSIDLLADALSLRVRRILPWWITLEPR from the coding sequence ATGAATGCACCCGACCCTCAATTCGCCAGCCTGCAGCAGGCGGCCGAATGGTATTCCGTGCTGCATTCAGGCTCGACCACCGCGCAGGAGCGCTTGCGCTGGCAGGCCTGGCTGGCCGAGCGTGAAGAGCACCGGCAAGCCTGGGCCCATGTCGAAAACGCCAGCCGCCGTTTTGCCAACCTCACCGGTGAACAGCATCGTGAGGTTGCCGGCGTGGCCTTGCGCAACAGCCAGTCCGAATGGCGCCGCAAGCGCCGCGCCTTGACCCGCTTGCTGGTCCTCGGCGCGACGGGCGGCGCGATCTGGAGATTCACGTCGGTCCCGCAAGCCATGCAGGCGCTGCGCGCCGACTATCGCACCGGCGTCGGCGAGATCAGGAAAATCGAACTGCCCGATGGCACCCAGGCCTGGCTCAACACCGCAACCGCCATCAACCTCGACTACAACCCCGCTACCCGGACCGTGCATCTCTTGGCAGGCGAAGCCTTGTTCGAGACCGCCAAGGATGCGAAACGTCCATTCGTCGTGGCGACCGCGCAAGGGCGCATGCGCGCGCTGGGCACTCGCTTCACGGTACGGTGCTTCGAGGAACGCACCTTGCTGTGCGTGTACGAAGGCGCCGTTGAAATCAGGACGGACGCTGACGGTTCCGTCCATACCGTGCATGCGGGGCACCAGGCGGAGTTCACGCATGCCGCGATCGGCCCCTTGCAAGCGGCCGACCGGATGCATGAAGCCTGGTCCAGCGGCGTATTGCTGGCCGATGACGTTCCGCTGGGGGAGTTCGTCACCGAACTGGCGCGCTACGGCCGACTGCATCTGGGCGTGGCGCCGGAGGCGGCGGGCCTGCGCGTCATGGGGGCCTATCCCGCCGACGATGTCGACAAGTCCATTGACTTGCTGGCCGACGCGCTCTCGCTCAGGGTGCGGCGCATCCTGCCCTGGTGGATCACCCTGGAGCCACGCTGA
- a CDS encoding PepSY-associated TM helix domain-containing protein yields the protein MIVWGPGLPAWRWLHRWSSLACTIFLLLSCLSGLPLIFADEIEAAMGRPPALSGPALAVAAGNLDAMAAAATRRYPGERARFIFFDRDEGRIKVVMGPQDSPDRSRDHPLVFDRASGELVDEPPALARRRWEFMPFVTRLHTELLSGFAGEMALAAVGLLAVMAVLSGVVLYGPYMKGLTFGALRRGRRRAWWLDAHNLTGIATTTWLLAIAATGVINEFAKPLAAVWRAGEMSRLASPGGPPLSLEALSSIQAAYGAAAAALPDNNITSIILPSKSFNNPAHYLVWTNGNTPLTHRLFSAVLVDARSNKAVVVAEMPAYLRALQLARPLHFGDYGGLPLKLIWGAFDVLSIFLLSSGLYLWVRRLVRK from the coding sequence ATGATCGTATGGGGTCCCGGGCTGCCGGCATGGCGATGGCTGCATCGCTGGAGCAGCCTGGCGTGCACGATTTTCCTGCTGCTGTCGTGCCTGAGCGGCCTGCCGCTGATTTTCGCCGACGAAATCGAAGCCGCAATGGGGCGTCCTCCCGCCTTATCCGGGCCGGCGTTGGCCGTGGCGGCTGGAAACCTCGACGCGATGGCGGCGGCGGCAACCCGGCGCTACCCCGGCGAGCGTGCGCGCTTCATTTTCTTTGATCGTGACGAAGGGCGAATCAAGGTGGTGATGGGGCCGCAAGACAGTCCGGACCGAAGTCGCGACCATCCGCTGGTCTTTGACCGCGCGAGTGGGGAATTGGTCGATGAGCCGCCGGCGCTGGCAAGGCGCCGTTGGGAATTCATGCCTTTCGTGACGCGCCTGCATACCGAGCTGCTGTCCGGGTTCGCGGGGGAGATGGCGCTGGCTGCCGTGGGATTGCTGGCGGTGATGGCGGTCCTGTCGGGTGTGGTCCTGTATGGGCCTTACATGAAGGGCCTGACTTTCGGCGCCTTGCGTCGCGGCCGCCGCCGGGCATGGTGGCTGGACGCACACAACCTGACAGGCATCGCGACGACGACCTGGCTGCTTGCCATCGCCGCAACCGGCGTCATCAATGAGTTCGCCAAGCCGCTGGCGGCAGTCTGGCGCGCAGGCGAAATGTCCAGGCTCGCCTCGCCCGGCGGCCCGCCCTTGTCCCTCGAGGCGTTGTCCTCAATCCAGGCCGCCTATGGCGCGGCGGCCGCGGCGCTACCCGACAACAACATCACCAGCATCATCCTTCCCAGCAAAAGCTTCAACAATCCCGCGCACTACCTGGTCTGGACCAATGGCAATACGCCGCTCACCCATCGTCTGTTCTCGGCGGTGCTGGTTGACGCGCGCAGCAACAAAGCCGTGGTCGTCGCCGAGATGCCCGCCTACCTGAGAGCGCTCCAGCTGGCTCGCCCGCTACACTTTGGCGACTATGGCGGTCTTCCGCTCAAGTTAATCTGGGGCGCTTTCGATGTGCTCTCTATTTTCTTGCTGTCGAGCGGATTGTATTTGTGGGTGAGGCGGTTGGTGAGGAAGTGA
- a CDS encoding TonB-dependent receptor has translation MPSRKTIGRGRTRSISGIRLRRLSLAARLFCAGLPLTASVAMPAAAQESAVRAYDIPAGPLTPALNSFAQQSGTFLAGDALLTDGKRTKGLRGNYGVREALGLLLEGSGLGAAQRAGGGYVLRAQPAGAATADILPTVEVNAASEAPVAPVYAGGQVARRSSLGLLGQRDFMDTPFNVTSITADTIQNQQARTIGDVVKNDPSVRTIWPDVSYISQFTIRGFPTQTQDMAVNGLYGIVPPQMTGGLEAVERVEILKGPSALLNGMAPTGGVGGNINLVTKRATDKPITQFTASYYSDAQFGAHIDLGRRFGEDNSWGIRFNGAYRDGRTGVNDQSQRASSATVGIDYRNDRLRVSADLGYHEMRTDAPTRIVYTDNANFRIPAAPDNKLSLGQPWYFAKSNDTFGMIQGEFDLVPDLTVYAAAGARNNEFLGLYNFVYLQNASGAFRANQYFQPTFSNTKTATAGLKGKFDTGPIRHEFNLSATTLHTDSGVLAPVISTYNSNLYNPGSIAPQSLAPYASSAPKTSESDLDSLAIADTLGLLDQRLLLTLGARNQNVKVRNLSAVTGAQTSLYDRSKVTPAVGLVFKLAPSLSLYGNYIEGLSQGPTATAGTVNSGEVFAPIVAKQYEGGVKYDGGKLAATVGLFQIEQPSGIVNPATNVYGVDGEQRNQGLEINVFGEPGAGVRVLGGVTFIRGLMTKTAGGLNDGKKAVGVPTTQANLGGEWDVPFAPGFTLTGRIIYTSSQYYNVANTQSIPSWTRLDAGARYSTTISGKPVVIRAGIENLLDKNYWAAASSSFGLARGAPRTLIISTTFDF, from the coding sequence ATGCCATCTCGCAAGACCATCGGCCGGGGCCGAACACGATCCATCAGCGGCATCCGGTTGCGCCGTCTGAGCCTGGCCGCGCGGCTCTTCTGCGCCGGCCTGCCGTTGACGGCCTCCGTGGCGATGCCCGCCGCAGCGCAGGAAAGCGCGGTACGCGCCTACGACATCCCTGCCGGCCCCTTGACCCCCGCCCTCAACAGCTTCGCCCAGCAATCCGGTACGTTCCTGGCCGGCGATGCGTTGTTGACGGATGGCAAGCGCACCAAGGGACTGCGCGGCAACTACGGGGTGCGGGAAGCGCTTGGGCTGTTGCTGGAGGGGAGCGGGCTGGGCGCGGCGCAACGCGCCGGTGGCGGCTACGTGCTGCGCGCCCAGCCGGCGGGCGCCGCCACGGCCGATATCCTTCCGACCGTGGAGGTGAATGCCGCTAGCGAGGCCCCCGTGGCTCCGGTCTATGCCGGTGGCCAGGTCGCACGTAGGTCCAGTCTCGGACTGTTGGGCCAGCGCGATTTCATGGACACGCCCTTCAACGTCACCAGCATCACCGCCGATACCATCCAGAACCAGCAGGCGCGCACCATCGGCGACGTGGTCAAGAACGATCCCTCCGTGCGCACTATCTGGCCGGACGTCAGTTACATCAGCCAATTCACGATCCGGGGCTTTCCCACGCAGACGCAGGACATGGCGGTCAACGGCCTCTACGGCATCGTGCCGCCGCAAATGACCGGGGGGCTCGAAGCTGTCGAGCGCGTCGAGATCCTCAAGGGCCCGAGCGCCTTGCTCAATGGCATGGCGCCAACCGGCGGCGTGGGAGGCAATATCAACCTGGTCACCAAGCGCGCGACAGACAAGCCGATTACCCAGTTCACCGCGAGTTATTATTCGGACGCCCAGTTCGGCGCCCACATCGACCTGGGCCGGCGATTCGGCGAAGACAACAGCTGGGGAATCCGCTTCAATGGCGCCTATCGCGATGGCCGCACCGGGGTGAACGACCAGTCGCAGCGCGCCTCCTCGGCCACGGTCGGCATCGACTACCGCAACGACAGGCTGCGCGTCTCGGCCGACCTCGGTTACCACGAGATGCGCACCGATGCGCCAACCCGCATCGTCTACACCGACAACGCCAATTTCCGGATACCGGCGGCGCCGGACAATAAGCTGAGCCTGGGACAGCCCTGGTACTTCGCCAAGTCGAACGACACCTTCGGGATGATCCAGGGTGAATTCGACCTCGTGCCGGACCTCACCGTCTACGCCGCCGCAGGCGCCCGGAACAACGAATTCCTCGGGCTGTACAACTTTGTCTACCTGCAGAATGCAAGCGGCGCTTTCCGCGCCAACCAGTATTTCCAGCCCACTTTTTCCAATACCAAGACGGCCACGGCCGGCCTGAAGGGAAAGTTCGACACCGGACCGATCAGGCATGAATTCAACCTCAGTGCGACGACCTTGCATACCGATTCCGGCGTGCTTGCGCCGGTGATCTCCACCTATAACTCCAATCTCTATAATCCCGGCAGTATTGCCCCGCAAAGCCTCGCACCGTACGCCAGCTCGGCGCCCAAGACCTCCGAGTCCGATCTCGACAGCCTGGCCATCGCCGACACGCTGGGCTTGCTGGACCAGCGGCTGCTGCTCACGCTGGGGGCGCGCAACCAGAACGTGAAGGTGCGCAACCTGAGTGCCGTGACCGGCGCGCAGACTTCGCTGTACGACCGGAGCAAGGTCACGCCCGCCGTCGGCCTGGTCTTCAAGCTGGCCCCTTCGCTCAGCCTCTATGGCAACTACATCGAAGGCTTGAGCCAGGGACCGACGGCCACCGCCGGTACCGTCAACAGCGGCGAAGTGTTTGCGCCCATCGTCGCAAAACAGTATGAAGGCGGCGTCAAATACGACGGCGGCAAGCTGGCTGCCACGGTGGGACTGTTCCAGATCGAGCAGCCCAGCGGCATCGTCAATCCGGCCACCAATGTGTACGGGGTCGATGGCGAACAGCGCAACCAGGGACTGGAAATCAATGTCTTCGGCGAACCCGGGGCCGGCGTGCGGGTGCTGGGTGGCGTGACCTTCATCCGCGGGCTGATGACCAAGACTGCCGGCGGCCTCAACGACGGCAAGAAGGCCGTCGGCGTGCCGACCACCCAGGCCAATCTGGGCGGCGAGTGGGATGTCCCTTTCGCGCCGGGATTCACGTTGACGGGACGTATCATCTACACCTCCTCGCAGTACTACAACGTGGCCAACACGCAAAGCATCCCGTCGTGGACGCGCCTCGACGCCGGCGCGCGCTACAGCACCACGATCTCGGGCAAGCCGGTGGTCATCCGCGCCGGCATCGAGAATCTGCTGGACAAGAACTACTGGGCCGCCGCGTCAAGTTCCTTTGGCCTGGCGCGCGGGGCGCCGCGTACGCTGATCATCTCGACCACCTTCGACTTCTGA
- a CDS encoding alpha/beta hydrolase, translating to MSQAFLLIETKMTWKLSSLRSSTVLWLALLSGCVSLPSLEQRRVAADTLAKAQGWQGQSIAASPFTLMSYAPARQSPSAHLTVYIEGDGLAWISSDLPSLDPTPLHPLALQLALAQPSGNVAYLGRPCQYVDGEATGCAQRYWTEQRFAPEVIDATELALDRLKQQFHARDLTLVGYSGGAAVALLSAARRRDVTQVITVAGNLDHRAWTAYHRIRPLDGSLDPVDAIDALRMVPQVHFAGERDRVIPPALIAAYASRFAGGTSVTVIRQPGFDHQCCWAQAWPTLWRQLVR from the coding sequence ATGTCGCAGGCTTTTTTACTGATCGAGACCAAGATGACCTGGAAGCTCTCCTCCCTTCGCAGCAGCACCGTCCTGTGGCTTGCCCTTCTCTCAGGATGCGTTTCGCTGCCCAGCCTTGAACAACGCCGCGTTGCTGCCGATACGCTTGCGAAGGCACAAGGCTGGCAGGGGCAATCCATTGCCGCGAGCCCCTTTACCTTGATGTCGTATGCGCCCGCGCGTCAATCACCCTCGGCGCATCTGACCGTCTACATCGAAGGTGACGGCCTGGCGTGGATCAGCAGCGACTTGCCGTCGCTCGACCCTACGCCATTGCACCCGCTGGCCTTGCAGTTGGCCCTCGCCCAGCCATCGGGAAACGTGGCCTACCTCGGGCGGCCTTGCCAATATGTGGATGGAGAAGCGACCGGGTGCGCGCAGCGGTATTGGACCGAGCAACGCTTTGCGCCGGAGGTCATTGATGCGACCGAGCTTGCGCTGGACCGTCTCAAACAACAGTTCCATGCGCGCGATCTGACGCTCGTGGGTTATTCGGGGGGCGCGGCGGTGGCCCTGTTGAGCGCGGCGCGGCGACGGGATGTCACACAGGTCATCACCGTTGCAGGCAATCTTGATCATCGGGCATGGACGGCGTATCACCGCATTCGGCCATTGGATGGCTCACTGGATCCGGTGGACGCTATCGATGCGCTCAGGATGGTGCCGCAGGTGCATTTCGCCGGCGAACGTGACCGCGTCATTCCGCCGGCATTGATTGCGGCTTACGCCTCGCGTTTTGCCGGGGGAACGTCGGTCACGGTAATCCGGCAGCCGGGTTTCGATCACCAGTGTTGCTGGGCGCAAGCCTGGCCAACTTTGTGGCGACAGCTTGTGCGATGA
- a CDS encoding sigma-70 family RNA polymerase sigma factor: MTDSTSALSELYRYHHRWLQGLLQRKLGNAFDAADLAHDAFLRLLLKPRAFDSSEGARAYLSTVAKGLCVDLWRRRQVEDAWLQASEAIGYRLEISEEERLEIVEALYQVDAVLGRLSEKAAHAFILVQIHGMTYKEVAREIGVSDRMVKKYMAKAILEFALLEMKQAAALPQ, encoded by the coding sequence GTGACCGATTCAACCAGTGCGCTCTCCGAGCTCTATCGTTACCATCACCGGTGGCTGCAGGGATTGCTGCAGCGCAAGTTAGGCAATGCCTTCGATGCCGCCGACCTGGCGCACGACGCCTTTCTGCGGCTCTTGCTGAAACCACGCGCTTTCGACAGTTCCGAAGGCGCACGCGCGTACCTGAGCACTGTGGCCAAAGGCCTATGTGTGGATTTGTGGCGCCGTCGCCAGGTGGAGGACGCCTGGTTGCAGGCGAGCGAGGCGATCGGGTATCGGCTGGAAATCTCTGAAGAGGAGAGGCTTGAGATCGTCGAGGCGCTGTATCAGGTCGACGCCGTACTGGGCCGACTGAGCGAGAAGGCGGCGCATGCCTTCATCCTGGTCCAGATCCATGGCATGACGTACAAGGAGGTTGCGCGGGAGATCGGCGTTTCCGACCGCATGGTCAAGAAATACATGGCCAAAGCCATCCTGGAATTCGCCCTGCTGGAGATGAAGCAGGCGGCGGCTCTACCGCAATGA
- a CDS encoding carboxymuconolactone decarboxylase family protein — MQARLDFLADKGTINALMGVENQVAKGSLDGLLKELVRLRASQINGCAFCLDMHSSDARKAGESERRLNTVSAWRETPFFTERERAALEWTEALTLVSNDRVPDAVWESVRPYFNDAELVELTLVITAINSWNRFSIAFRKMPS, encoded by the coding sequence ATGCAAGCACGCCTCGACTTTCTCGCCGACAAAGGCACCATCAACGCCCTCATGGGGGTGGAAAACCAGGTCGCCAAGGGTTCGCTGGATGGCCTGCTCAAGGAGCTGGTTCGCCTGCGCGCCTCTCAGATCAACGGCTGCGCATTTTGCCTCGACATGCATTCGAGCGACGCTCGCAAGGCCGGCGAGTCGGAACGCCGCCTCAACACCGTCTCCGCTTGGCGCGAGACGCCGTTTTTCACCGAGCGCGAGCGCGCGGCGCTGGAATGGACGGAGGCGCTGACCCTCGTTTCCAACGATCGCGTGCCCGACGCTGTATGGGAGTCGGTGCGCCCCTACTTCAATGACGCCGAATTGGTCGAACTGACCCTGGTGATCACCGCCATCAACAGCTGGAATCGCTTCTCCATTGCTTTCCGGAAGATGCCCAGCTGA
- a CDS encoding GNAT family N-acetyltransferase, with protein MSDRKMESKTHAGQPISFRFATRDDIPVLIALLRDDDLGRQREADDAHSLGQYEEAFARMSGQPGNRILLGLNGDEIVGMLQLTIIHGLTHQGRSRAQIEGVRVKGNVRGQGYGKQLFQQAFDIGKAEGCFVAQLTTDNRRADARRFYESLGFQATHHGMKRSLCDEPGV; from the coding sequence ATGAGCGACAGAAAAATGGAATCAAAAACCCACGCCGGCCAGCCGATCAGTTTCCGCTTTGCGACCAGGGACGATATCCCCGTATTGATCGCCCTGCTCAGGGATGACGACCTTGGCCGCCAGCGCGAAGCGGACGATGCGCACTCCTTGGGCCAATATGAAGAAGCGTTTGCCCGCATGAGCGGGCAGCCCGGAAACCGGATTCTATTGGGCCTGAACGGAGACGAAATCGTCGGGATGCTGCAACTCACCATCATCCATGGCCTGACGCATCAGGGACGCTCGAGGGCGCAAATTGAAGGCGTCAGGGTGAAAGGCAATGTGCGCGGCCAAGGCTATGGCAAGCAGCTATTTCAACAGGCGTTCGACATTGGCAAGGCAGAAGGCTGCTTTGTCGCTCAGCTGACGACCGACAATCGTCGTGCCGATGCAAGACGGTTCTATGAAAGCCTGGGTTTCCAGGCGACGCATCACGGCATGAAGCGGTCTCTGTGCGACGAACCCGGAGTGTGA
- a CDS encoding autotransporter family protein: MSLAVASVVLGAMSGHAYASPVLCDSSSTTSCEVSSGGAYANAAGNTISATGSTAPAIHVSNGTTLTNDGTITGTSIGWGAVAIGANNSGTMSGSLQRLVNNGVIISTDNAPFFAAGAAIDVIGNTNPSGLVIDNYGTITGGNLAIAGNSNTITLNIMGTHSAINGDVYADLMTVNLDSGATFTQANAFQVRSVSIANGATWTMGNAPSSALSLNAGINTTQGVLNNGTLALVAGQTGTITGNYTQTAAGVLRTNVVSDSVYGKLNVTGTATFAAGTGIDVNVSNPSFAFTATSLSGVITAGTLVQNGFTVTDNSLLFNFTPVVSGNSVSLQIVAASSGGGSSGGGSGGSGSGGGSSSSGPNSVASSVDQQGANAARGSANVLDQFVHSFAANGTTGNGDMDNVITALGRLSTASQVSNAAKQTLPLLAGNSVAGVQNTLTQTQSIVQNRQNTLSGVSSGESVLTDKGAWIKPFGSHARQGSYDGLLGFTANSYGLVAGADAQISGADRIGVALAYGHTNLNSGDSTAPSEADVDSYQAILYGTHRLDETTNLDYQVDGGYHRTGGERRISFGGLNRQANAGYSGYSGHAGVGLSRTFALPMDRAYATPRLSLDYSWIREDGYQESGAGALNLNVGSHTTQALIFRLGNQFDQYVGDHLKLSVSLGAGYDALARQNLISSNFVGGGATFSTYGVRPSHWLVDGGLGISGQLNGTTTVSLDYAVEGRQHYTEQTVSAKLRVLF, translated from the coding sequence ATGTCGCTGGCCGTTGCCAGCGTCGTACTCGGCGCCATGTCAGGTCATGCCTATGCGTCGCCGGTACTGTGCGACAGCTCATCGACGACGAGCTGCGAAGTCTCTTCCGGCGGCGCCTATGCCAACGCAGCTGGCAACACGATATCGGCAACGGGCAGCACGGCGCCTGCCATCCATGTAAGCAACGGCACCACCCTGACCAATGATGGCACCATCACCGGAACCAGTATCGGCTGGGGGGCAGTGGCGATCGGCGCCAATAACTCGGGCACCATGTCCGGCTCCTTGCAGAGGCTGGTCAATAACGGGGTGATCATCAGCACGGACAACGCCCCATTTTTTGCGGCTGGCGCCGCCATCGACGTGATCGGCAACACCAACCCCTCGGGCCTGGTGATCGACAATTACGGCACGATCACCGGCGGCAATCTGGCCATCGCGGGCAACAGCAATACCATCACCCTGAACATCATGGGCACGCACTCGGCCATCAACGGCGACGTGTATGCCGACCTCATGACCGTGAACCTCGACTCCGGCGCGACGTTCACCCAGGCCAACGCTTTCCAGGTCAGAAGTGTCTCCATCGCCAACGGGGCGACGTGGACCATGGGCAACGCCCCGTCTTCGGCATTGTCACTTAACGCCGGCATCAACACCACCCAAGGCGTGCTCAACAACGGCACCCTCGCGCTGGTGGCCGGCCAGACCGGGACCATCACTGGCAACTACACGCAGACCGCCGCAGGCGTGCTGCGCACCAATGTCGTCTCCGACAGCGTCTACGGCAAGTTGAACGTCACTGGCACGGCGACATTTGCCGCTGGCACGGGAATTGATGTCAATGTGTCCAATCCGTCGTTCGCCTTCACCGCAACCTCATTGTCCGGCGTGATCACGGCAGGCACCTTGGTGCAGAACGGCTTTACGGTGACCGACAACTCGCTGCTGTTCAACTTCACGCCGGTGGTCAGCGGCAATTCGGTTTCCCTGCAGATCGTCGCGGCTTCCAGTGGCGGCGGTTCCAGCGGCGGCGGCTCCGGCGGTAGCGGGTCCGGCGGAGGTTCCAGCAGCAGCGGTCCCAATTCGGTGGCGTCGTCGGTCGACCAGCAAGGCGCGAATGCGGCACGGGGTTCGGCCAATGTGCTCGATCAGTTCGTCCATTCATTCGCCGCCAACGGAACGACCGGCAATGGCGATATGGACAATGTCATCACTGCGCTGGGCCGTCTGTCGACCGCTTCGCAGGTCAGCAACGCCGCCAAGCAGACGCTGCCGCTGCTGGCAGGCAATTCGGTGGCAGGTGTGCAGAATACCTTGACGCAAACACAGTCTATTGTGCAGAACCGGCAAAACACCTTGAGCGGCGTCTCGTCCGGGGAAAGCGTGCTTACCGACAAGGGGGCTTGGATCAAGCCGTTCGGCTCGCACGCGCGACAAGGCAGCTATGACGGCTTGCTCGGTTTTACCGCTAACAGCTACGGCCTGGTGGCAGGTGCCGACGCGCAAATCAGCGGTGCAGACCGGATCGGCGTGGCCTTGGCATATGGCCATACCAACTTGAACAGCGGCGACAGCACGGCCCCCAGCGAAGCCGACGTCGACAGCTATCAAGCCATTTTGTACGGCACCCATCGCTTGGATGAAACCACCAACCTGGATTACCAGGTCGACGGCGGCTATCATCGCACCGGCGGCGAACGCCGCATCAGCTTCGGCGGTCTCAATCGCCAGGCCAATGCAGGCTACAGTGGCTATAGCGGCCATGCCGGCGTGGGTTTGTCGCGCACGTTCGCGCTGCCCATGGACCGCGCCTACGCCACGCCTCGCCTGAGCCTGGATTACTCGTGGATTCGCGAAGATGGTTATCAGGAAAGCGGCGCCGGTGCGCTCAATCTGAATGTGGGCAGCCACACCACGCAGGCACTGATCTTCCGTCTGGGTAACCAGTTCGATCAATACGTGGGCGATCACCTCAAGCTCTCTGTCTCGCTGGGCGCGGGCTACGACGCCTTAGCCAGGCAGAATCTGATTTCGTCCAATTTCGTCGGCGGCGGCGCCACGTTCTCCACTTACGGCGTGCGGCCTAGCCATTGGCTGGTCGACGGTGGTTTGGGTATCTCGGGGCAGTTGAACGGCACCACGACCGTGTCACTGGACTATGCCGTCGAAGGGCGCCAGCATTACACCGAGCAGACCGTGTCCGCCAAGCTGCGCGTACTATTCTAA